The Pseudomonas sp. R4-35-07 nucleotide sequence TTTCTCTCGACCTGCAGCGGCCGCCCCGGCGTGTACCGTATGTTCGACAGCGAGGCGCGCCTGCTCTACGTAGGCAAGGCCAAGAACCTGAAAAACCGTCTGGCGAGCTATTTTCGCAAGACCGGTCTCGCGCCGAAAACCGCCGCCCTGGTTGCGCGTATCGCCCAAGTCGAAACCACCATTACCGCCAATGAAACTGAAGCGCTGCTGCTTGAGCAGACGCTGATCAAGGAATGGCGGCCGCCGTATAACATCCTGCTGCGTGACGATAAATCCTACCCCTACGTGTTTTTGTCGGATGGTGCCTTCCCGCGCCTGAGCATCCACCGGGGTGCGAAGAAGCAGAAGGGCAAGTATTTCGGGCCTTACCCCAGCGCCGGCGCCATTCGCGAGAGCTTGAGCCTGCTGCAGAAGACGTTTTTTGTGCGCCAGTGTGAAGACAGCTTCTACAAGAACCGTACGCGCCCGTGCCTGCAGTACCAGATCAAGCGCTGCAAGGCGCCCTGTGTGGGCCTGGTGGAGCCGGCGGAGTACGCCGAGGATGTGCGTCACTCGGTGATGTTCCTCGAGGGGCGCAGCAACGCGCTGACCGATGAACTGTCCGGGGCCATGGAGCAGGCGGCCAGCACCCTGGATTTCGAGAAGGCTGCCGAGCTGCGCGACCAGATATCGCTGCTGCGCCGCGTCCAGGACCAGCAGAGCATGGAAGGCGGCACCGGCGACGTCGACGTGATCGCGGCGTTCGTCAACCCGGGCGGCGCCTGTGTGCACCTGATCAGCGTGCGTGGCGGGCGGGTGCTGGGCAGCAAGAACTTCTTCCCGCAAACCGGGATCGATGAAGACGTCTCCGAGGTGATGGCCGCGTTCCTCGGCCAATATTATGTGAGTAGCCCTGAGCGCGACTTGCCGTCGGAGCTGATCGTCAACGTGGTCCACGAGGA carries:
- the uvrC gene encoding excinuclease ABC subunit UvrC; its protein translation is MTTPFDPSAFLSTCSGRPGVYRMFDSEARLLYVGKAKNLKNRLASYFRKTGLAPKTAALVARIAQVETTITANETEALLLEQTLIKEWRPPYNILLRDDKSYPYVFLSDGAFPRLSIHRGAKKQKGKYFGPYPSAGAIRESLSLLQKTFFVRQCEDSFYKNRTRPCLQYQIKRCKAPCVGLVEPAEYAEDVRHSVMFLEGRSNALTDELSGAMEQAASTLDFEKAAELRDQISLLRRVQDQQSMEGGTGDVDVIAAFVNPGGACVHLISVRGGRVLGSKNFFPQTGIDEDVSEVMAAFLGQYYVSSPERDLPSELIVNVVHEDFPTLIEAIHELRGRELDISHRVRGTRARWQQLAVTNAEQALGARLANRQHVAARFEALAEVLNLDEPPQRLECYDISHSSGEATVASCVVFGPEGPIKADYRRYNIEGVTAGDDYAAMHQALTRRFSKLKEGEGKLPDILLVDGGKGQLSMARDVLNELAVPDLILLGVAKGATRKAGFETLYLNDAAHEFTLKGDSPALHLIQQIRDEAHRFAITGHRARRGKTRRTSTLEGVAGVGPTRRRDLLKHFGGLQELSRASIDEIAKAPGISKKLAELIYANLHSE